One genomic window of Pseudomonas chlororaphis subsp. piscium includes the following:
- a CDS encoding ABC transporter ATP-binding protein, whose translation MTLAVQFTNVSRQFGEVKAVDRVSIDIQDGEFFSMLGPSGSGKTTCLRLIAGFEQPSAGSIHIHGAEATGLPPYQRDVNTVFQDYALFPHMNVRDNVAYGLKVKGVGKAERLKRTEEALAMVALEGYGERKPVQLSGGQRQRVALARALVNRPRVLLLDEPLGALDLKLREQMQGELKKLQRQLGITFIFVTHDQTEALSMSDRVAVFNKGRIEQVDSPRNLYMKPATTFVAEFVGTSNVIRGELAERLSGSQKPFSIRPEHVRFAEGPLSSHEIEISGLLHDIQYQGSATRYELQLDNGQTLSISQANDQWLDSSAQHQTGQRLSARWAREAMIPLTDTLASGV comes from the coding sequence ATGACGCTTGCAGTCCAGTTCACCAACGTTTCCCGGCAGTTCGGCGAGGTGAAGGCCGTTGACCGGGTTTCCATCGATATCCAGGACGGCGAGTTCTTTTCCATGCTCGGCCCTTCCGGCTCGGGCAAGACCACCTGCCTGCGCCTGATCGCCGGTTTCGAACAGCCGAGCGCCGGCTCGATCCACATCCACGGGGCCGAAGCCACTGGGTTGCCGCCCTACCAGCGCGACGTCAACACCGTGTTCCAGGATTACGCGCTGTTCCCCCATATGAACGTGCGCGACAACGTGGCCTACGGCCTGAAAGTCAAAGGCGTCGGCAAGGCCGAGCGCCTCAAACGCACCGAAGAAGCCCTGGCCATGGTCGCCCTGGAAGGCTACGGCGAGCGCAAGCCGGTGCAGCTGTCCGGCGGCCAGCGCCAGCGCGTGGCCCTGGCCCGGGCGCTGGTCAATCGGCCGCGGGTCCTGCTGCTGGACGAACCCCTGGGGGCGCTGGACCTGAAGCTGCGCGAACAGATGCAGGGCGAACTGAAGAAGCTGCAACGCCAGCTCGGCATCACCTTCATTTTCGTCACCCACGACCAGACCGAAGCCCTGTCGATGTCCGACCGCGTGGCGGTGTTCAACAAGGGCCGCATCGAGCAGGTCGACAGCCCGCGCAACCTGTACATGAAACCGGCCACCACCTTCGTCGCCGAGTTCGTCGGCACCTCCAATGTGATTCGCGGCGAACTGGCCGAACGCCTGAGCGGCAGCCAGAAGCCCTTCTCGATTCGCCCGGAACACGTGCGTTTCGCCGAAGGCCCGTTGAGCAGCCACGAGATCGAAATCAGCGGCCTACTGCACGATATCCAGTACCAGGGCAGCGCCACCCGCTACGAACTGCAACTGGACAACGGCCAGACCCTCAGCATCAGCCAGGCCAACGACCAATGGCTGGACAGCAGCGCCCAGCACCAGACCGGGCAACGCCTCAGCGCGCGCTGGGCCCGCGAGGCGATGATCCCGCTGACCGATACCCTGGCGAGCGGGGTATGA
- the ydcS gene encoding putative ABC transporter substrate-binding protein YdcS has protein sequence MFVHKTALLSAITTALLASASLQAAEPLKAVGAGEGQLDIVAWPGYIERGESDKNYDWVTGFEKETGCKVNVKTAGTSDEMVSLMAKGGYDLVTASGDASLRLIVGKRVQPINTALIPNWKNLDPRLKDAPWYVVNKQTYGTPYQWGPNVLMYNTKVFKQAPTSWSVLFDAQNLPDGKPNKGRVQAYDGPIYIADAALYLKSTKPELGIQNPYELTEAQYKAVLELLRAQQPLIHRYWHDTTVQMSDFKNEGVVAASSWPYQVNGLINEKQPIASTIPKEGATGWADTTMLHSEAKHPNCAYKWMDWSLTPKVQGDVAAWFGSLPAVPAACKESELLGAEGCKTNGFDQFDKIAFWKTPQAEGGKFVPYSRWTQDYIAIMGGR, from the coding sequence ATGTTCGTGCACAAGACCGCACTGCTCAGTGCAATCACCACCGCCCTGCTGGCCAGCGCCAGCCTCCAGGCCGCCGAACCGCTCAAGGCCGTCGGTGCCGGCGAAGGTCAGCTGGATATCGTGGCCTGGCCCGGCTACATCGAACGTGGCGAAAGCGACAAGAACTACGACTGGGTCACCGGCTTCGAGAAGGAGACCGGTTGCAAGGTCAACGTCAAGACCGCGGGCACCTCCGATGAGATGGTCAGCCTGATGGCCAAGGGCGGCTACGACCTGGTCACCGCGTCCGGCGACGCCTCCCTGCGACTGATCGTCGGCAAGCGCGTGCAGCCGATCAACACCGCGCTGATTCCCAACTGGAAAAACCTCGACCCACGCCTCAAGGACGCGCCCTGGTACGTGGTCAACAAGCAGACCTACGGCACCCCCTACCAGTGGGGCCCGAACGTGCTGATGTACAACACCAAGGTCTTCAAGCAGGCACCGACCAGCTGGAGCGTGCTGTTCGACGCGCAGAACCTGCCGGACGGCAAGCCCAACAAGGGCCGCGTGCAGGCCTATGACGGGCCGATCTACATCGCCGACGCCGCGCTGTACCTCAAGAGCACGAAACCGGAACTGGGGATCCAGAACCCCTACGAACTCACCGAAGCCCAGTACAAGGCGGTGCTCGAGTTGCTGCGCGCCCAGCAGCCGCTGATCCACCGCTACTGGCACGACACCACGGTACAGATGAGCGACTTCAAGAACGAAGGCGTGGTCGCCGCCAGCTCCTGGCCGTATCAGGTCAACGGCCTGATCAACGAGAAACAGCCGATCGCCTCGACCATTCCCAAGGAAGGGGCCACTGGCTGGGCCGATACCACCATGCTGCACAGCGAGGCCAAGCACCCCAACTGCGCCTACAAGTGGATGGACTGGTCGCTCACACCGAAAGTCCAGGGCGACGTCGCCGCCTGGTTCGGCTCGCTGCCAGCGGTGCCGGCGGCCTGCAAGGAAAGCGAGCTGCTGGGCGCCGAGGGCTGCAAGACCAACGGCTTCGACCAGTTCGACAAGATCGCCTTCTGGAAAACTCCGCAGGCCGAGGGCGGCAAGTTCGTGCCGTACAGCCGCTGGACTCAGGACTACATCGCGATCATGGGCGGACGATAA